The Candidatus Hydrothermales bacterium genome has a segment encoding these proteins:
- a CDS encoding ATPase, producing MGVALTVGIPGLGTGWAQSRIGAAGAGTIAERPETAIWIIIMLAIPETTVILGFVIAFMLMGKI from the coding sequence ATAGGTGTTGCTCTTACTGTGGGTATTCCTGGACTTGGAACTGGTTGGGCTCAATCAAGAATAGGAGCAGCAGGAGCCGGAACTATTGCAGAAAGACCTGAAACAGCAATATGGATAATTATAATGCTTGCAATTCCTGAAACAACTGTAATACTTGGTTTTGTTATTGCCTTTATGCTCATGGGTAAAATTTAA